The genomic window GTAGGGCGAGTCGACGCGCCGCACCCCGAGCGTCCGGGCCGCCGCGCCGAGGTCCCCCCCCGCTCGATGAGCTCCACGCCCGGGAAGCGGCCGGCCACGGCCGCGGCCGTGCCGTCGGTCGAGGCGTCATCACCACGACGACCCTGGGGTTTTCCGGCAGCCCAGTCAGGCTTTCCAGATAACTTGAAATTTCGTTAATGCGATTGTGTGTAATCATGACCACGGTGATACGCCCTTCATTCGTTCCCGCTTGCACGACACACCCCCTCCGCCAGCGTGCAACGTCCGTCCGAAGGTGCGCGGCGACGTTCTCATCGCGCGACGACTGGGCTTCTCAACGTACGTCCCAAAGACGCCCCGGACCGCGTACGGGGCGGCCTCCGCGTCGGGCCGCGGTGCCCTTGCGCCCTGCGGCGCCGCCGCTTGAGCATTCCCCGAACGGGCCCTCGCCGGGGCCCCTTCCCGGCGGGTGTCATCTATCGCGCAGTGGTATGAGAATTGCCCAGAAGCCACACCAAATCGTCGATGCCCCTCCCGCGTTGGTCGCTTCGCTAAGCCCGGTGCATCGCAGCCGGCCCGACCCCAACGGCCGCCCCGAGCGGCGAAATCCCGACAGCCATCCGAACCATCGCCGCCTCACATGTAGTCGTTCCGTCGCACCGAATGCATCCCGGAAAGGAATCCATTTTGGAGGAGTCGAGTATGCTGCACTCGCCGCCCGGGCGGATGGCCATCCTGCGCGCCTTGAAGCTGGGCGACATGCTCTGCGCCGTCCCGGCCTTGCGGGCGATCCGGTCGGCATTCCCCGCCGCCGAGGTGGTGCTCGTGGGCCTGCCCTGGGCGAGCGAGTTCGTCGCCCGCTATCCGGCCTACCTCGACGGGTTCCGGGAGTTTCCGGGCTACCCGGGCCTGCCGGAGCGGGAGCCCGACCTCGCCCGGCTCCCGGGCTTCCTCGGGGAGATGCGTGCCGAGCGATTCGACCTCGCCATCCAGATGCACGGATCGGGGCGGATCTCCAACGCGGTCGTCGCGGAGTTCGGCGCCCGAATCACCGCCGGATTCTATGAGCCGGGGATCATGTGTCCCGATCCCGCGACGTTCCTCCCCTTCCCCGAGCGGGGCCTCGAGCTGAGGCGGCTGCTGCAACTGACGGCCCACCTGGGCATCCCGCCCGACGGCGAGGCACTGGAATTCCCGCTGTCCGAGGCGGAGCGATCGGGGGCGGCGGCCCTGGCCCATTCGATTGGCATCGGTTCACGCGATTTCGTGTGCATCCACGGCGGGGCGAGCGTGCCCGAGCGGAGATGGCCGGTCGACCGCTTCGCCGAAGTCGCCGACGCGATGGCGGGGCGGGGCCTGGAGGTCGTGCTGACCGGGTCGGGGGCGGAGGTCGGGATCACCGGGGCCATCGCCCGGGCGATGCGGGCCCCCGCGATCGACCTGGCGGGCAGGACCCCGCTGGGGACGCTGGCGGCGATCCTCGAGCGGGCGCGGCTGCTCGTCTGCAACGACACGGGCGTCTCGCACCTGGCCGACGCGCTGGGGCTGCCCAGCGTCGTGATCTCCACGGGCGACAACCCCGACCGCTGGGCGCCGGCGGACCGGATTCGGCACCGGGTCCTCTGCCGCAACTCGGGCGTGCCCGCGGCGGAGGTGCTCCGCGAGGCGCTGGACCTCCTGTCCGAGCCAAGACGCCCGGCCTCCTCCCCCGGCCGCCCCCTCGCGTCCGAGGTGAGGGACGTCGGCCGATACGCAGGGAGCCTCCTATGACCGCGAGACCCCTTCGCGTCCTGACCTGGCACGTCCACGGCAATTACCTGCTGTACCTGTCCCAGGCGGAGGTGGAGTTCTATCTCCCCGTCGCCCCGGGGCGGCCGGGCTACGGCGGCCGGGGGGACTCGTTCCCCTTCCTGGCCCGGGTCCGGGACGTCCCCGCCGAGGCCGTCCGCGACCTGGAACTCGACTGCATCCTGTTCCAGAACTGGCGGAATTACCTCGAAGATCAGTACGAGATCCTCAGCGAGGAGCAGCGGGCCCTCCCCCGCATCTACCTCGAGCACGACCCGCCTCAGGAGCATCCCACCAACACGCGGCACCCGGTGGACGACCCGAACACGCTGCTCGTCCACGTCACGCCGTTCAACGAGCTGATGTGGGACAGCGGGCGGACGCCGACCCGCGTCATCGAGCACGGCGTCTTCGTGCCCGAGGGGGTGCGCCACACCGGGGAGGTCTCCCGGGGGATCGTCGTCGTCAATCACCTGAAACGCCGGGGACGCCGCCTCGGCGCCGACGTCTTCGAGCGGGCACGCGGGGAGGTCCCCCTCGACCTCGTCGGGATGGACGCCGAGTCGCTCGGCGGCCTGGGCGAGGTCCGGCCCCTGGAGTTGGCGGCGTTCGAGGCGCGTTATCGCTTCTTCTTCAACCCGATCCGCTACACCAGCCTCGGGCTGGCCGTGATCGAGGCGATGATGGTCGGCATGCCCATCGTCGGCCTGGCGACGACCGAGATGGCCACGGCCGTGCGGGACGGCGTCTCCGGCTTCGTCTCCACCGACGTCGGGCGGCTCATCGAGGGGATGAAGCACCTCGTGGCCGACCCCGCGGAGGCACGCCGCTTGGGAGAGGGCGCACGCCTCGCGGCCTCGGAGCGGTTTGCGATCCGCCGCTTCGCGGGGGAATGGGAAGGGACCTTCTCGGACGTGGCCGGGCGTCCCACGCGAGAACGATCGACGGTCGCCCCCGGCTTCGGAGCCACGCCATGAAGCGTCGCCTTCTCTGGATCAGCGAGCATGCCTCGCCCCTCGCCACCCTCGGCGGCGCGGACAGCGGTGGCCAGAACGTCTACGTCGCCCAGGTCGCCCGGCACCTCGCCGCGGCGGGGCATGAGGTGGACATCCTGACCCGGCGGGACGCCGCCGACCTCCCGTCCGCGGTCCTCTCCGCCGACGGCGTCCGCGTCGTCCACGTCCCGGCCGGCCCGCCGGAGCCGGTGCGGAAGGAAGACCTCCTCGGGTACATGGGGGAGTTCGCCGAGTTCGCGATCCGCCACGCCCGGCGACGCGGCGGCAAGTACGACCTCGTGCACGCGAATTTCTTCATGTCGGCGCTCGTGGCCTGCGAGATCAAGCGGGCGACGGGCGTCCCCTTCGTCGTGACGTTCCACGCCCTGGGCAAGGTCCGGCGGGTGCACCAGGGGGGCGCCGACTCGTTCCCTCAGGAGCGCCTGGCCATCGAGGAGCGGGCCGTGGCGGAGGCCGATCGGGTGATCGCCGAGTGCCCGCAGGACGAGCAGGACCTCCTGGAGCACTACCGCGCCGACCCGCGGAAGGTCGAGACGATCCCCTGCGGATTCGACCACTCGGAATTCGGCCCCATCGATCGGGCCGAGGCCAGGCGGAGGCTGGGCCTCCCCGCCGACGGGCCGATCGTGCTCCAGCTCGGCCGCATGGTCCCCCGGAAGGGGGTGGACAACGTCATCCGCGGCCTCGCCCGACTGCGGTCGTCCCGAGGGGTGGCCGCGCGCCTGCTGGTGGTGGGGGGCGAGTCTCGCGAGCCCGACCCGGCGGCCACGCCGGAGATCGGCCGGCTGCTGGAGGTGGCGCGCGAGGAGGGCGTGGCGGACGCGGTCACCTTCGTCGGCAGCCGGGGCCGTCGGGAGCTCCGCGACTACTACGCCGCGGCCGACGTCTTCGCCTCGACCCCCTGGTACGAGCCGTTCGGGATCACGCCCCTGGAGGCGATGGCCTGCGGCACGCCGGTGGTCGGGGCGGCGGTGGGCGGGATCAAGGCGACGGTCGTGGACGGGGAGACGGGCTACCTCGTCCCTCCGCATGACCCCGAGGCCCTCGCCGCACGCCTCGCCGACCTGCTGGGCGACCCCGCCGGGGCCCGGGAGTTCGGCCGCAGGGCGATCCGCCACGTCAACGCCCGGTACACCTGGCGCTCGGTCGCCGGGTCCATCTCGGATCTCTACGAGGTCGTGCTCGGGACCCATCGGGGCACGCGAGCCGGGGCCGGTCGCCTGGCGCGGTCGACCGCGGCGAGGGTGCTCGCGCACCCGGGCTGATGAAAGACATCACCGCGCGGCCCGGAAGCTGGCCGCGCCACCTTGAGGAGGGTTGAAACGTGGCGGAGTTGAACGGGAAGGTCGCGCTCGTGACGGGGGGAGGTCGGGGCCTCGGTGAGGCGATCTGCCGCAACCTCGCGGGCGCCGGGGCGGTGGTGCTCGCCGGGGACGTGCGAGACGACCTCGTCGAGCAGGTCGTCGGCTCGATCCGGGGCAACGGCGGCCGGGCCGAGTCCCTGCGGCTCGACGTCACCGACGAGGAAGGGGCCTCGGACGCGATCGAGCGCATCGTCGGGCGGCACGGCCGCCTCGACGTCCTGGTCAACAACGCGGGGATCGACCTGACCGTCTCGGTCGACCAGCTCTCCGTGGCCGACTGGGACCGCATCCTCGCCGTCAACCTGCGCGGGCCTTTCCTGATGTCCAAGCTCGCCCTGGCCAAGATGCGGGGGCAGGGGGGCGGGCAAATCGTGAACATCGTCTCGACCGCCGCGAAGCGGGCGTGGGCCAACGCCTCGGCCTACCACGCCAGCAAGTGGGGCCTGCTCGGCCTGAGCCATGCCCTGCACGTCGAGGCCCGGCCGCTGAAGATCAAGGTCACCGCGGTCGTGGCCGGCGGCATGCGGACGCCGTTCCTGCTGGACCGGTTCCCGGACCTGGACCCGGGCGTCCTCCAGGACCCGGCGAACGTGGCCGAGACCGTGCGATTCGTCCTCTCCCAGCCGGACGAGACCGTCATCCCCGAGGTGCTGGTCCTGCCGATGCGCGAGAGCTCGTGGCCCTGAGATGGAAACCCACCGCGCGGCATTCCTGGACAAGGATGGGACCTTGGTCGTGGACGTCCCGTACAACGTCGATCCCGACCAGATCCGGCTGGCGCCGGGGGCCGCCGAGGGGCTCGTCCTCCTCCGCGACGCCGGGTTCCGGCTGATCGTGATCTCGAACCAGTCGGGCGTCGCGCGGGGCCTCTTCGCCGAGGCGGCCATCGCGGCGGTCCGCGGACGGCTCGGCGAGCTGCTCGGGGAGATCGGCGTGGCGCTCGACGGCTTCTACTACTGCCCGCACCATCCGCAAGGCGTCGTGCCGGAATATGCGGTGGCCTGCGAGTGCCGCAAGCCCCAGCCCGGCATGATCCTCGCGGCGGCCCGCGACCACGCGATCGACCTGGGCCGCTCCTGGTTCCTCGGCGACATCCTCGACGACGTCGAGGCGGGCCGCCGGGCCGGCTGCCGGACGGCGCTCATCGCCAACGGCAACGAGACCGAATGGGAACGCTCGCCCCTGCGGTGGCCGGACGTCGTGGCACGCGACCTCGCCGAGGCCGCCCGGCTGATCACGGCCGCCCCCGACGCGGGCCCTCGACCCGACGCGAACATCCACCCGACCGGAGAATGACCGTGAGCACCAGCCTGCCCCGGATCGTCGACGCCTTCGCCGGGCTGCACGTCCTCGTCATCGGCGAGTCGATGCTGGACTGCTACCTCCAGGGCTCGACCAGCCGGCTCTGCCCGGAGGCGCCGGTGCCGATCGTCGACTTCGGGGCAAGGTCCGAGCAGCCCGGTGGAGCCGCGAACTCGGCCTTCAACGCGCTCTGCCTCGGCGCCGAGGTCTCGTTCCTCTCGGTCGTCGGCGACGACCCCGAGGGCGAGTCCGTCGTGCGGCAGCTCGCGCGGCGGGGCATCGATCCGGCGGACGTCCTGTCCCAGCGCGGGCGGAGGACCCTGGCGAAGCAGCGAGTCCTCGCGGGATCGCAGCTCCTGCTCCGCCTTGATTCGGGGGACACCGGGCCGATCTCGCCCGAGGTCGAGGATCGCCTCGTCGATCGGCTCGTGGGCCTCTGGCGTCGCTGCGACGCGGCGGTGGTCTCGGATTACGGCTATGGCGTCCTTTCCCCCCGCGTGATCGGGAAGCTGGGGGAGCTGCAGTCCGACCTCCCGCGCATTTTGGTCGTCGATTCGAAGCGACTGGCCCTCTATCGCGACGCGAGTCCGACGGCCGTGAAGCCGAACTGCCGCGAGGCCCTGCGCCTGCTGGACGTGCCCGGGCCCTCTTCGGCCTCGGAGCGCGTCGACTGGATGGCCGCGCGGGGGGCGAGGATCCTGGACATCTCCGGCGCCCGCATCGCCTCGGTGACGCTCGACTCCGAGGGGGCCCTCGTCTTCGAGCGCGACCGGCCGGCGTACCGGACCTTCGCCAAGGCCGACCGCGACTCGCGGGTCGCCGGCGCGGGGGACACCTTCGCGGCCACGATCGCCCTGGCCCTGGCGGCGGGTGCGGAGACGCCCGCGGCCGCCGACCTCGCCTCGGCCGCCTCGGCCGTGGTGATCGGCAAGGAAGGCACGGCGACCTGCTCCGCGGCCGAGCTCCGCGACAGGGTCTCGCCGGCCGGCAAGTCGCTCGCCGATCGGGCGGAGCTGGCCGATTGCGTCGCGGGCCATCGCCGCCTCGGCCGCCGAATCGTCTTCACGAACGGCTGCTTCGACATCCTCCACCGGGGCCACATCTCGTACCTCAGCCGGGCCAAGGCGCTCGGCGACGTGCTCATCGTCGGCGTCAACTCGGACGAGGGGATCCGCCGGCTCAAGGGGCCGACCCGCCCGATCAACGCCCTGGAGGACCGGCTCCAGGTCCTCTCGGCCCTGAGCTGCGTCGATCACGTAATCCCGTTCGACGAGCCCACCCCGCACGAGCTGATCCGCGTCGTCCGCCCGGACACCTTCGTCAAGGGCGGGGACTACACGCGGGCCACACTCCCCGAGGCGTCGCTCGTGGAGGAATTCGGCGGCACGGTGGAGATCCTGTCCTTCCTGGCCGACCGCTCGACCACCGACATCATCGCGAGGATCCGCCGCGCCTACGGCGAAGGGGCAGGGGGGGCGGACGGCCACCCGCCCCTCGGCGCTGCGGCCGACACGTGGGCCGACCACGCGCCGGCCCTCGGCGGGGGGAACGGTGTCTGACATGAGCACGAGCGACGCCTGGTGCCGAGCCCGCCACATCCTCTGCGTCCGCCTGGACGCGATGGGGGACCTGCTCATGACGGTCCCCGCGATCCGGGCGCTGCGCGAGGCGGTCCCCGGCCGCCGCGTGACGCTGCTGACGTCGCCCTCGGGGGCCGAGGCCGCCGCGCTCATCCCCTGCGTGGACGACGTGATCATCTACGACGCGCCCTGGATGAAGGCCGCGGCCCCACGCGCCGATCCCGGCCCGGACCTCGCGATCGTGGAGCGGCTCGCCCGGGCCGGCCTCGAGGCGGCGGCGATCTTCGCGGTATACAGCCAGAATCCCCTCCCGTCGGCCATGCTCTGCTACCTGGCCGGGATCCCGCTCCGCCTGGCCCACTGCCGGGAGAACCCGTATCAGTTGCTCACGGACTGGGTCCCCGAGCGCGAGCCGCAGCAGCTCATCCGCCACGAGGTTCGCCGGCAGCTCGACCTGGTCGCCGCGGTCGGCTGCCGCGCGGCCGATGAGCGGATGCAGATCCGGATCCCCGAGGTCGCGAGAGGACGCGTCGATTCCTGGCTGGGGGACCAAGGCCTCGGGACGGGCACCCCCTGGGCCGTGGTCCACCCCGGCTCGACGGCCGCCTCGCGGCGCTATCCGCCGCAGTCGTACGCGGAGGCCGCGACGCGGCTCGTCCGCGACCACGGGGTCCGGCTGGTGTTCACGGGAGGCGCGTCGGAGCGGGAGACGATCCAGTCGATCCGCCTGGCGATGGGCGGCGTCGCGTCGCTCTCGCTGGCGGGCGAGCTGAGCCTCGCCGAGCTCGCGGCCCTGATCGGCCGCGCGCCTTTGCTGATCTCGAACAACACCGGCCCGGTCCACGTCGCCGCGTCGGTGGGTACGCCGGTGGTGGACCTGTACGCGCTGACCAACCCGCAGCACACCCCCTGGGGAGTGCCGAGTCGGGTCCTCAATCACGACGTCCCCTGCAAGTACTGCTACAAGAGCGTCTGCCCGGAGGGGCACCACGACTGCCTCCGCCTCGTCACGCCCGGCCAGGTCGTCGCCGCGGCGATCGAGCTGCTGGGGCTGGCCGGCCCAATGGCGCGAGCCGAGACGACCGGATCCGTGGCCTGAACCGGAACCCCTGGAGAACGCGTGATGTATACCCTCGGGATCAACGCCGCCTACCACGACTCGTCCGCCTGCCTCGTCCGCGACGGCGTGGTGGTCGCCGCGTCGGAGGACGAGCGGTTCACGCACATCAAGCACGCCAAACGCCCTGTCCCCTTCTCGACGTGGGAGCTCCCGTTCCACGCGATCGACGACTGCCTGAAGCACGCGGGGATCACCCTGGCCGAGGTGGACCACGTCGCCTATTCGTACGACCCGCACCTGCTGCTAGGGAGGCACGCGAGAGACGCGACGATCACGCTGCCGCTCGAGCCCAGCGCGCATCCGAGGCCGGCGGAGTGGGAGGCGGCCTGGGATCCCCTCTTCCTCTCGTCGATCGTCAACGCGCCCCGGCAACTCGCCGACGGCGCCCCGCACCACCTGCGCGACCGGTTCCGGGGCGTCCGGCCCGATGGACCCTTCCGCTGGCACTTCGTCGCCCACCACCTGGCCCACGCGGCGAGCGCCTTCCACGTCTCGCCGTTCGAGGAGGCGGCGGTGATGACGCTCGACGGCCGCGGCGAGAAGGCGACCACGGGCTACGCCGTCGGCCGGGGGAGCGACCTCGAATGGCTCGGCCAGGTCCACATGCCGCACTCGCTGGGCCTCCTGTATGAAGACGTGACCGACTACCTCGGCTTCCTCCGCTCGTCGGACGAGTACAAGGTGATGGCGCTGGCCTCCTACGGGAAGCCGCGGTACGCGTCCGAGTTCCGCAAGATGATCCGGCTCGGCGACGGCGGGGACTACGCGATCGAGCCGACGCGACTGGAGGAGCGGTTCGGCCCGGCCCGCCGCCGCGGCGGCCCGCTCGAGGCCCGGCACTTCGACATCGCCCACTCGCTGCAGGCCGTCCTCGAGGAGACCGTCGTTGAGCTGTCGCGATGGCTGCACGCCGCCTCCGGCTGCGGGGATCTCTGCATGGCCGGCGGCGTCGCGCTGAACTGCGTGATGAACGCCCGCGTGCGCGACCGCGGCCCGTTCCGGCGGGTCTGGATCCAGCCCGCGGCCGGCGACGCCGGTACTTCGCTGGGCGCGGCCGTCTGGGTGGACGCGAAGGAGCGGGGCGACGGCACCCGGCCGTACACGATGGACCACGCCTACCTCGGCCCGAGCTACGGCGACGACGAGATCGAGGCCTTCCTCAAGTGGTCGAAGCTCCCCTATCGCCGCCTCCACGACGTCGCCGGGCAGACGGCGGAGATCCTCGCGCGAGACGAGGTCATCGGCTGGTTCCAGGGGCGCATGGAGTTCGGCCCCAGGGCCCTCGGCTCGCGGTCGATCCTGGCCTCCCCGATCCACCCGGAGATGCAGGCGAGGCTCAACGAGATCAAGGATCGCGAGGATTTCCGCCCGGTCGCCCCGGTCGTCCTGGAGGAGGCGGCGTCCGAGTGGTTCGACGGCGCCGGGGTCTCGCCCTTCATGCTGTTCATCCACGACGTGCGCCCGGACAAGGCCGACCGCATCCCGGCCGTCCGGCACACCGACGGCACGGCGCGGATCCAGACGGTGAACCGAGCCCAGCACCCGCTCTACTACGACCTGATCAAGGCCTTCGCCGCCCGCACGGGGGTCCCGGTGCTGGTCAACACGTCGTTCAACACCCGGGGCGAGCCGATCGTCTGCACCCCGAGGGACGCGGTCGAATCGTTCTGGACCTCGCCGCTGGACGCGCTCGTGATCGGCTCGTTCCTGCTCGAGAAGCGGCGGACGGAGGCGTGATCATGACCTTGCGAGCCACGATCGTGGTCCCCACCTACCGGAGGCCGGACCTGCTGGACCGCTGCCTCCAGGCCCTCACCGCCCTGGACTTCGACCCGGCGGAGGGCGAGATCGTCGTGGCGGACGACGCCGGGAGCGAGGAGACGCGGACGCAGGTCGAGGGGTGGGCACGCCGCTCGGCGATCCCGATCCGTTATGCGACGCCCGCCTCGGCCCACGGGCCTGCCGCGGCCCGGAACGCGGGATGGCGGGCGGGGCAGGGGGGCATCGTCGCCTTCACCGACGACGACTGCATCCCCGACCCGCGCTGGCTGGCGGAGGGCGTGGCCGCGATCGAAGCGGGCGCCGACGCCGCCTCCGGTCGCGTCGTCGTCCCGCTCCCGGAGCGGCCGACGGACTACGAGCGCGACGCCGCCGGCCTCGCGCGGGCGGAGTTCGTGACCGCCAGCTGCTTCGTCCGGCGTGATGTCCTGGAGTCCGTGGGCGGCTTCGACGAACGGTACGCCCAGGCCTGGCGGGAGGACAGCGACCTCCAGTTCGCCCTCCTGGAGCGGGGGTGCCGCATCGACCGGGCCTCGCGGGCGGTCGTCGTCCATCCGGTCCGCCCGGCCCCGTGGGGGATCAGCCTCCGGCAGCAGCGCAAGAGCCTATTCAACGCCCTCCTGTACAAGAAATTCCCGGATCGATACCGGCGGCAAATCCGGGCCTCGCCCCCCTGGGACTACTACGCGACCATCGGGGCGATGGCGACGGCAGCAGCCGCGGCCTACTCCGGTTCCCCGCGGATCGCACTGGCGGCGGCCGCCATCTGGGCGGCACTCACCGTCCGGTTCTGCGCCCGCCGCCTGCGGCACGCGGCGACCGACCCTCGCCACGTGCTCGAGATGGCCGTGACCTCGGCCCTGATCCCGCCGCTCTCGGTGTTCTGGCGGCTGTACGGGGCGTTCAAGTTCCGCGTCCTCTTCCTGTGATCGTGCCCTGCCCAGAAGGGAAGTGATCCATGGACCTGCCGAGATTCCTCCAGGTCGAGCCCGTCGGCCAGTGCAACCTGCGCTGCCAGATGTGCTCGATCCAGTTCCGGCCGGACGGCCCGCCCCACGGCCCGCCGGCCTTCATGGATTTCGACGTGTTCACGCGGCTGCTCGACCAGTTCCCGGGCCTGGAGGAGCTCCAGCTCCAGGGCCTCGGGGAGCCGATGATGCACCCGCGGTTCTTCGACATGATCGAGCTCGCCGCCGGCCGGGGCATCCGGGTCAGCACCAACACCAACGCCACGTACCTGAACGAGAGTCGGGCCGAGCGGTGCGTCACGAGCGGGCTCGCGGAGATCCACATCTCGATCGACGGCGCCACCGCGGAGACCTACGAGGGCATCCGTGTCCGCGCCCACTTCGATCGGGTGATCGCCAACGTCGAGGAGCTGGTGGCGGCCCGCCGGCGGCTCCGCTCCGCGACGCCCCGCATCCGGATGGTGGTGGTGGCGATGCGGAAGAACCTCCGCGAGTTCCCCGACCTCGTCCGCCTGGCGCACCGGCTGGGGATCGACACGGTGTTCGTGCAACATCTCTGCCACGACTTCGGCGAGTCCAGCCTGCCGGCCTACTACCGCTCGATGAGAGACTTCGTCGACGCGGAGACGCTCACGCGACTGACCCAGGACGAGGTCGGCCCGCACTTCGACGAGGCCCGTCGCGTGGCCGGCGAGCTGAGCGTGGACCTCCGCCTCCCCCGCACGCGGCCCCGCGCCCACCCCCCGGGCACCCCGGGCCGTCGGCGTTGCGACTGGCCCTGGCGCGGGGCCTACGTCAGCTATCAGGGGCTCGCCATGCCCTGCTGCATGGTGTCCACGCCGGACCGGATCAACTTCGGCAGCATGGCCGAACGGGGAGTCGAGCCGATCTGGAACGGAGTCGAGTACGAGGCGTTCCGCGAGCAACTTTCTACCGAGACACCGCCGGAAGTCTGCCGATCCTGCGCGATCTATTCCGGCACCTTCTGATCCGGGGTTCGTCCGGAGTCCCGGCTCGCCGCACGCCAGCTCCATCGCGCCAATCCCCCTGACAAGCACAGGACGCCGAGGAATCACCATGACCTTCCGCGAGACTCTGGATCGTCACCTCCGAGCCATCCGCGATCGCGACCTCCCGGGCCTGCTGGAGACGGTCGCCCCGGATGAGCTGACTTTGATCACGTCCGACGGCCGGCTCGTCCGCTCGACGGGCGAGTTCGCCGAGATGCACCGGGGCTGGTTCGCGGAGAAGACCTGGACGCTCGACGCGGAGGTCGTGAGCGTGTTCGAGTCGCCCGAGCTCGCATCCGTGATCCTCCGCCTCGACTATCGAGACGACCCCGCGGGGCGCCCCCCGATCCGGGAGGCGAGCTACCTGTCCCTGGTCTTCGCCCTGCGCGAGGGGCGCTGGCTGATGGTCCAGGATCAGAACACGCCTATCCGATCGCGGCCCGAGGCGGGCTGAAAAGGGTCGCCCGGGGCATCGGCTGAAAGATGAATTTTGCGAAGCATGCGACTCCAGGGATGCCCCGAACCCTCCGCGGACGGACGGCGGCATGCCCGTTGCGGACGTAGCCGGCCCTCTTCCGTCGATCGCGGCGCGGCTTCCGGGCGAGCACTTCGTCGCCGGGGATCGGTCCCATGCCCGCCGCGCCCCGCGTCCCGACGAGCCCCGCCACGTAACAGACCGCGTTCGCGAACAACAGCAGGGAGCCAGGCATGCCGCAGGATCCGAGAGAAAAAGGCTCGAAGCCGCCCCATCCTTCCCAGCAGCAGGCGCCCCCGGGCCTGGAGTCCGAGATGGATCCGCCGCCGGATTACGGCGAGAAGAGCTACAAGGGCACGGGCAAGCTGGCGGGCAAGTCGGCGATCATCACCGGCGGCGACAGCGGCATCGGCCGGGCCGTGG from Aquisphaera giovannonii includes these protein-coding regions:
- a CDS encoding carbamoyltransferase family protein, with protein sequence MYTLGINAAYHDSSACLVRDGVVVAASEDERFTHIKHAKRPVPFSTWELPFHAIDDCLKHAGITLAEVDHVAYSYDPHLLLGRHARDATITLPLEPSAHPRPAEWEAAWDPLFLSSIVNAPRQLADGAPHHLRDRFRGVRPDGPFRWHFVAHHLAHAASAFHVSPFEEAAVMTLDGRGEKATTGYAVGRGSDLEWLGQVHMPHSLGLLYEDVTDYLGFLRSSDEYKVMALASYGKPRYASEFRKMIRLGDGGDYAIEPTRLEERFGPARRRGGPLEARHFDIAHSLQAVLEETVVELSRWLHAASGCGDLCMAGGVALNCVMNARVRDRGPFRRVWIQPAAGDAGTSLGAAVWVDAKERGDGTRPYTMDHAYLGPSYGDDEIEAFLKWSKLPYRRLHDVAGQTAEILARDEVIGWFQGRMEFGPRALGSRSILASPIHPEMQARLNEIKDREDFRPVAPVVLEEAASEWFDGAGVSPFMLFIHDVRPDKADRIPAVRHTDGTARIQTVNRAQHPLYYDLIKAFAARTGVPVLVNTSFNTRGEPIVCTPRDAVESFWTSPLDALVIGSFLLEKRRTEA
- a CDS encoding glycosyltransferase family 2 protein, which gives rise to MTLRATIVVPTYRRPDLLDRCLQALTALDFDPAEGEIVVADDAGSEETRTQVEGWARRSAIPIRYATPASAHGPAAARNAGWRAGQGGIVAFTDDDCIPDPRWLAEGVAAIEAGADAASGRVVVPLPERPTDYERDAAGLARAEFVTASCFVRRDVLESVGGFDERYAQAWREDSDLQFALLERGCRIDRASRAVVVHPVRPAPWGISLRQQRKSLFNALLYKKFPDRYRRQIRASPPWDYYATIGAMATAAAAAYSGSPRIALAAAAIWAALTVRFCARRLRHAATDPRHVLEMAVTSALIPPLSVFWRLYGAFKFRVLFL
- a CDS encoding radical SAM protein, with amino-acid sequence MDLPRFLQVEPVGQCNLRCQMCSIQFRPDGPPHGPPAFMDFDVFTRLLDQFPGLEELQLQGLGEPMMHPRFFDMIELAAGRGIRVSTNTNATYLNESRAERCVTSGLAEIHISIDGATAETYEGIRVRAHFDRVIANVEELVAARRRLRSATPRIRMVVVAMRKNLREFPDLVRLAHRLGIDTVFVQHLCHDFGESSLPAYYRSMRDFVDAETLTRLTQDEVGPHFDEARRVAGELSVDLRLPRTRPRAHPPGTPGRRRCDWPWRGAYVSYQGLAMPCCMVSTPDRINFGSMAERGVEPIWNGVEYEAFREQLSTETPPEVCRSCAIYSGTF
- a CDS encoding YybH family protein is translated as MTFRETLDRHLRAIRDRDLPGLLETVAPDELTLITSDGRLVRSTGEFAEMHRGWFAEKTWTLDAEVVSVFESPELASVILRLDYRDDPAGRPPIREASYLSLVFALREGRWLMVQDQNTPIRSRPEAG